A genomic region of Thermodesulfobium narugense DSM 14796 contains the following coding sequences:
- a CDS encoding FAD-dependent oxidoreductase — MDKKIGVYICSGCEIGDAVDIEKLVEIAKEKGVSLVKTNASVCNPDFVEEIKNDIANDGINTIVIAACSPRVKTDIFNFPGCIVERVNIREFVAWVMEPKSDDAQMAAQDYLRMGIVKAEKTNLPEPWIGEDLSEEILVVGGGTSGLSAAIESSKAGFKVTVIEKEDKLGGWAAKWYKTTPTKYPFTSLEEPAVFKMIKEVEADPNITVLLNTKIVKTEGMPGLFDVTLNVAGEEKVKRFGTIIAAAGFTPYDVSKLDKLGFGISPDVISNVDFERMVRETGKITRPSDGKVAKRVAFVLCAGSRDPEHLPYCSGYCCAASLKQAKYVRDINDGVAYVLYKDIRTPSQFELFYKELQNDPGILLTKCEIKSVSLSEDTSLNVDITDTLLGDELSIEADLVVLVVGMVSNANQEKPDILNLQYRQGLELPLLDTGYYPDSNYVCFPYESRRTGIYPCGTIRAPMETYGCIQDSVGAALKAVQCMWHYERGLAVHPRGWEKSYPQVFMQRCTSCKRCTEECPFGAIDEDEKGTPFYKFNRCRRCGTCMGACPERIVSFHDFSIDMVNSMIKEIEVPEDDEEKLRYLAFVCENDAYPALDAAAFLRHRFPPGIRFIPLRCAGNMNLVWIADGLGNGLDGALVLGCKFGENYQCHYIKGSELCNYRFGKVGETLDRLGLESERVEMMQVQISDYVNIADILKGYVDRVKEIGPNPFKGF, encoded by the coding sequence ATGGATAAGAAAATAGGCGTTTATATTTGTTCTGGATGTGAAATTGGCGATGCAGTTGATATTGAGAAACTGGTAGAAATAGCTAAAGAAAAAGGCGTGTCTTTGGTTAAAACAAACGCTAGCGTTTGCAATCCCGACTTTGTAGAAGAAATAAAGAACGACATTGCTAATGATGGCATAAATACAATAGTTATTGCTGCTTGCAGTCCGAGAGTAAAGACTGATATCTTTAATTTCCCTGGTTGTATTGTTGAACGTGTAAACATTAGAGAATTTGTTGCCTGGGTTATGGAACCAAAAAGTGATGATGCCCAGATGGCAGCACAAGATTATCTTCGTATGGGCATTGTTAAGGCAGAGAAGACTAATTTGCCTGAACCATGGATTGGTGAAGACCTGTCAGAAGAGATCCTGGTTGTGGGTGGAGGTACGTCTGGTCTTTCAGCTGCTATCGAATCCTCAAAAGCTGGTTTTAAAGTTACAGTAATTGAAAAAGAAGACAAACTTGGCGGTTGGGCAGCAAAATGGTACAAGACCACTCCAACAAAGTATCCATTCACTTCGCTGGAAGAGCCTGCTGTTTTTAAGATGATTAAAGAGGTAGAAGCTGATCCTAATATAACTGTTTTACTAAATACAAAGATTGTTAAAACTGAAGGAATGCCTGGACTTTTTGATGTTACATTAAACGTAGCTGGTGAAGAAAAGGTAAAAAGATTTGGTACTATAATAGCCGCAGCTGGCTTCACTCCATATGACGTTTCAAAACTCGATAAGTTAGGTTTTGGTATTTCTCCAGATGTAATCTCAAATGTAGATTTTGAAAGAATGGTAAGGGAAACTGGAAAGATAACGAGGCCATCTGACGGTAAGGTTGCTAAAAGAGTCGCCTTCGTGCTGTGTGCTGGTTCAAGGGACCCAGAGCATCTCCCATATTGTTCTGGATATTGTTGTGCTGCTTCTCTAAAACAAGCAAAATATGTCAGAGATATCAATGATGGAGTAGCTTATGTTCTTTATAAGGATATAAGAACGCCTTCTCAGTTTGAATTGTTTTACAAAGAACTTCAAAACGATCCAGGCATCCTTCTGACAAAATGTGAAATAAAAAGCGTTTCTTTGTCGGAAGATACTTCTTTGAACGTTGATATAACTGATACCCTGCTGGGTGATGAACTCTCTATAGAAGCAGATTTGGTTGTTCTTGTGGTAGGTATGGTTTCTAATGCAAACCAAGAGAAGCCAGATATTTTGAATTTGCAGTACAGACAGGGGCTTGAACTACCTCTACTGGATACTGGCTACTATCCTGACTCTAATTATGTTTGCTTTCCGTATGAGAGTAGGAGAACTGGGATATACCCATGCGGTACGATAAGGGCACCGATGGAAACATATGGATGCATACAGGATTCTGTAGGAGCAGCTCTAAAGGCAGTTCAATGTATGTGGCACTATGAAAGAGGTTTAGCTGTTCATCCAAGAGGATGGGAGAAGTCCTATCCACAGGTATTTATGCAAAGGTGTACTTCCTGCAAGCGTTGTACCGAAGAGTGCCCATTTGGCGCAATAGATGAAGACGAGAAAGGAACCCCATTCTACAAATTTAACCGTTGTAGAAGATGTGGAACCTGTATGGGCGCATGTCCTGAAAGGATCGTTTCTTTCCACGACTTTTCAATTGACATGGTTAACTCAATGATAAAAGAGATTGAAGTTCCAGAAGATGACGAAGAAAAACTTCGCTATCTGGCTTTTGTTTGTGAAAATGATGCCTATCCTGCTCTTGATGCTGCGGCTTTCCTGAGACATAGGTTCCCACCTGGTATTAGGTTTATTCCTCTTAGATGTGCAGGAAATATGAACCTTGTCTGGATTGCTGATGGACTTGGAAATGGTTTGGACGGTGCATTGGTTCTAGGCTGTAAGTTTGGTGAAAATTATCAATGTCACTACATCAAGGGATCAGAACTTTGTAACTATAGATTTGGAAAGGTAGGAGAAACTCTTGATAGACTTGGTCTTGAATCCGAAAGGGTGGAGATGATGCAAGTTCAGATCTCTGATTATGTAAATATAGCGGACATTCTAAAGGGTTATGTTGATAGGGTTAAAGAAATTGGTCCTAACCCATTCAAGGGCTTTTAG
- a CDS encoding CoB--CoM heterodisulfide reductase iron-sulfur subunit A family protein: MIEFQGKVLVIGGGISGVTAAIEAAETGVGVYLVEKNPYLGGRVAQLTKYFPKLCPPTCGLELNFRRMRENKGVEILTQTEVLKVEGSKGNFKVTLKKMPRFVNDNCTLCGECFNVCPVERENEFNFNMNKSKAIYSPFEFANPPYAVIDPNVCLGEKCSKCIDACKYNAIDLKMKEKIIDITVDSIIVTTGWQPYDATKIDNLKFGVVPNVITNMMMERLASPSGPTGGKILRPSDGKPVKNVAFVQCAGSRDENHLPYCSYICCMASLKQCTYLLDQDPEVKATVYYIDIRTPGRYEQFYWSVKENPNIFFIKGKVANIEADPSGDVWVEAEDILAGSKSKERFDMVVLATGMQPTSVDWNLPFNAKKTPEGFIDPDSLPDGIYLAGSAVMPFDVIRSLHSATGSVLKALQSISGRGN, encoded by the coding sequence ATGATAGAATTTCAAGGAAAGGTACTAGTTATCGGTGGTGGCATTAGTGGTGTTACTGCTGCTATTGAAGCCGCTGAAACGGGTGTAGGGGTTTACCTTGTAGAAAAAAATCCTTATTTGGGCGGTAGAGTAGCCCAATTGACTAAATATTTCCCAAAACTTTGTCCTCCAACATGTGGTCTAGAGCTTAATTTTAGACGTATGAGGGAAAATAAAGGCGTTGAGATTTTGACACAAACAGAAGTCTTAAAAGTTGAAGGTTCAAAAGGCAACTTTAAGGTTACCCTTAAAAAAATGCCTCGTTTTGTAAATGATAACTGTACTCTGTGTGGAGAGTGTTTTAATGTTTGTCCTGTAGAAAGGGAAAATGAATTTAATTTTAATATGAATAAGTCAAAAGCTATATACAGCCCCTTTGAGTTTGCCAATCCTCCATATGCAGTTATCGATCCGAACGTTTGTCTGGGAGAAAAGTGCTCAAAGTGTATTGATGCGTGTAAGTATAATGCGATTGATTTAAAAATGAAAGAGAAAATTATAGATATAACCGTTGACTCGATAATTGTAACTACTGGATGGCAACCTTATGATGCTACAAAAATTGACAATTTGAAATTCGGAGTAGTTCCAAATGTTATTACAAATATGATGATGGAGAGACTCGCATCACCGTCAGGGCCTACAGGCGGAAAGATTTTAAGACCATCAGATGGAAAGCCTGTTAAAAATGTTGCGTTTGTTCAGTGTGCAGGTTCAAGAGATGAAAATCACCTTCCTTATTGCTCATATATATGTTGTATGGCATCTCTTAAACAGTGCACTTACCTGTTAGATCAAGATCCAGAAGTAAAAGCTACAGTTTACTATATTGACATAAGAACTCCCGGCAGATATGAACAATTTTACTGGAGTGTCAAGGAAAATCCAAATATATTCTTTATAAAGGGAAAAGTTGCAAATATTGAAGCAGATCCTTCTGGTGATGTGTGGGTAGAAGCAGAAGACATTTTGGCAGGTTCAAAGAGCAAAGAAAGATTTGATATGGTTGTTTTGGCTACAGGTATGCAACCTACAAGTGTAGACTGGAATTTACCATTTAATGCTAAAAAGACTCCTGAAGGTTTTATAGATCCTGACAGTTTGCCAGATGGCATATATCTTGCCGGTTCTGCTGTTATGCCCTTTGATGTAATACGCTCTTTGCACTCAGCAACAGGCTCAGTGCTTAAAGCCCTTCAAAGCATATCAGGAAGGGGGAATTAA